In a genomic window of Occallatibacter riparius:
- the mtnC gene encoding acireductone synthase produces the protein MSAPKLYLLDVEGTVAPVSFVTETLFPYARRHFARFLHVNAKDRAVQDDLRLLAEENRAETAEGCPTLGIEISDEMHAFYYLSWLMNQDRKSTALKSLQGKIWKAGYERGELRSEIFDDVPEAFARWSREGRVAIYSSGSAEAQVLFFRHSNHGDLTPMLSGYFDTRTGPKQASASYAAIAEAMQVAPADVLFFSDVVKELDAAREAGCGTRLVMRPGNVPVEAANGHSAIASFHAS, from the coding sequence ATGAGCGCACCGAAGCTTTATCTGCTGGATGTTGAGGGCACGGTTGCGCCGGTTTCGTTTGTGACCGAAACGCTGTTTCCGTATGCGCGCAGGCACTTCGCACGTTTTCTCCATGTCAACGCCAAGGATCGGGCGGTTCAGGACGACTTGAGGCTTCTGGCGGAGGAGAATCGGGCCGAGACGGCGGAGGGGTGTCCTACGCTGGGGATCGAGATCAGCGACGAGATGCATGCGTTCTACTACTTGTCGTGGTTGATGAACCAGGACCGCAAGTCGACGGCGTTGAAGAGCCTGCAGGGGAAGATCTGGAAGGCGGGCTACGAACGCGGCGAGTTGCGGAGCGAAATCTTCGATGATGTGCCGGAGGCCTTTGCGCGCTGGTCGCGGGAGGGGCGGGTGGCGATCTACTCGTCGGGATCGGCGGAGGCACAGGTGCTGTTCTTCCGCCACTCGAACCACGGCGATCTGACGCCGATGCTCTCCGGCTACTTCGACACACGGACGGGGCCAAAGCAGGCGAGCGCCAGCTATGCGGCGATTGCGGAGGCGATGCAGGTCGCGCCCGCGGATGTGCTGTTTTTCTCCGATGTGGTGAAGGAACTGGATGCAGCGCGCGAGGCGGGGTGCGGGACGCGGCTGGTGATGCGGCCCGGGAATGTGCCGGTTGAGGCCGCAAACGGGCACAGCGCGATTGCATCGTTCCACGCCTCCTGA
- a CDS encoding DUF1851 domain-containing protein: protein MLLTDYLIEQKGKDWTELLSDWVPPLPSEFTVWMVNLFGDVFAVFEDGSVHLLNLGTGVLERLADSLDHFCDLVDQDDNADNWLMISLADACRQAGLVLSATQCYSFRVPPILGGSYEVENVAPCDLSVHFSFMADIVRQTKDLPDGASVHLVVQDLNTKQ from the coding sequence ATGCTCCTGACTGACTACCTCATCGAACAGAAAGGCAAGGACTGGACCGAGCTTTTATCAGACTGGGTTCCACCGCTTCCGAGTGAGTTCACGGTGTGGATGGTGAACCTATTCGGGGATGTTTTTGCTGTCTTCGAAGACGGTTCCGTTCATCTGCTTAATCTCGGGACGGGAGTTCTCGAACGTCTGGCCGACAGTCTCGATCACTTCTGCGATCTGGTCGACCAGGACGACAATGCCGACAACTGGCTGATGATTTCCTTGGCGGATGCGTGCCGGCAGGCGGGGCTCGTTCTTTCGGCCACTCAGTGTTACAGCTTCAGAGTCCCGCCAATTCTGGGTGGGAGCTACGAAGTGGAGAACGTCGCGCCTTGCGACCTGTCTGTGCATTTCTCATTCATGGCAGATATTGTTCGACAGACGAAAGACCTGCCAGACGGGGCGAGTGTGCACCTCGTCGTTCAAGACCTAAACACTAAGCAATGA
- a CDS encoding tetratricopeptide repeat protein: MKTETRHALKQDKFAQAAQGGVSWVTDHRSGVLRWVITGAAVIIVIVAALVFWNVRSSSAQAALGAALDTYSAPLNQPGAPAQAGSYNTAAERSKAANQQFVAVANQYGMMPEGSKAHYFAGVTYQELGQTGSAESELKQAAGSWNRDIANLAKLALAGLYHQTGRDAQAIDIYNELIKSPSTTVSASVAQLDLADLYIAQGKQDQARKLWASIKDSDKDGMAGSLAAQKLAGKQQ, encoded by the coding sequence GTGAAGACTGAAACCCGTCACGCGCTTAAACAGGACAAGTTCGCACAGGCCGCCCAGGGTGGCGTTAGCTGGGTCACCGATCACCGCTCCGGTGTGTTGCGCTGGGTGATCACCGGCGCTGCCGTGATCATCGTCATTGTTGCCGCGCTCGTGTTCTGGAACGTCCGGTCTTCCTCCGCGCAGGCCGCTCTCGGCGCCGCGCTCGACACCTACTCCGCGCCGCTCAATCAGCCCGGCGCCCCGGCCCAGGCCGGCTCTTACAACACCGCAGCCGAGCGCTCCAAGGCCGCCAATCAGCAGTTCGTCGCAGTTGCCAATCAGTACGGCATGATGCCCGAAGGCTCCAAGGCTCACTACTTCGCCGGCGTGACCTATCAGGAACTCGGCCAGACCGGCTCGGCTGAATCCGAGCTGAAGCAGGCCGCCGGCTCCTGGAATCGCGACATCGCCAACCTGGCCAAGCTGGCTCTTGCCGGCCTCTATCACCAGACAGGCCGCGATGCACAGGCGATCGACATCTACAACGAGCTGATTAAGAGCCCATCGACCACCGTCTCGGCGTCCGTCGCGCAGCTCGACCTGGCCGATCTTTATATCGCGCAGGGCAAGCAGGATCAGGCCCGGAAGCTCTGGGCCAGCATCAAGGATTCCGACAAGGATGGCATGGCCGGCTCCCTCGCAGCCCAGAAGCTCGCCGGTAAGCAGCAGTAA
- a CDS encoding MGH1-like glycoside hydrolase domain-containing protein — protein MFLRCSLRLSVTMSVIFCAQVQTLAQSSDQELLAGLDADFARLAPQTVRPAKGYIQHPYLIPAGYYDQMWDWDGFFIGAHWANHDSAQAALLRDWVVSFASSADAEGYVAGCITPTGPRPLFGKFAMKPFLAQGAVLAADRLHDYEWIRPIWPQMRHVLDYRRKTQFDERWGLWFWDNAMQSGADNNAALSNDPKDRSSILAVDASVWAMREYRAMAVLATRLGYSDQAVDYREQAGATKKAILKNLWLKDEAIFLNRRRDDGKWIRVISWSSFVPLADGLLPQKDAERMIRGHLMNTSEMQSPHGYRSLAKNDPAYNNKAIINPYSNWQGPIWINANYLDWIALRRYGFKEQSRWLAETLARNVRSDIAKWGSMHEDYDAETGEGLAPTIEQSPGGKFAGFVGWNTLAQDMLQCEATGQHCMMLDIPAK, from the coding sequence GTGTTCCTTAGATGCTCTTTGCGCCTCTCCGTCACGATGTCCGTGATCTTCTGCGCCCAGGTACAAACCCTTGCGCAGTCATCCGATCAGGAACTCCTCGCCGGCCTCGACGCAGACTTCGCCCGGCTGGCTCCTCAGACGGTGCGCCCGGCGAAAGGTTATATCCAGCACCCTTACCTGATTCCGGCTGGCTACTACGACCAGATGTGGGACTGGGACGGCTTCTTCATCGGGGCGCACTGGGCCAACCATGATTCGGCGCAGGCGGCGCTATTGCGCGATTGGGTGGTCAGCTTTGCCAGCTCCGCCGATGCCGAAGGTTACGTCGCCGGTTGCATCACCCCGACGGGCCCGCGGCCGCTCTTCGGCAAGTTCGCGATGAAGCCCTTCCTTGCGCAGGGCGCGGTTCTTGCCGCTGATCGCCTTCACGATTACGAATGGATCCGGCCCATCTGGCCGCAGATGCGCCACGTCCTCGACTACCGCCGCAAGACGCAGTTCGACGAGCGTTGGGGCCTCTGGTTCTGGGACAACGCCATGCAGTCGGGCGCCGACAACAACGCTGCGCTCAGCAACGACCCCAAGGACCGCAGCTCCATCCTCGCCGTCGATGCATCCGTGTGGGCGATGCGCGAATACCGCGCTATGGCCGTCCTCGCCACGCGGCTCGGCTACTCAGACCAGGCCGTCGATTATCGCGAACAGGCAGGCGCCACAAAGAAAGCTATCCTCAAGAACCTCTGGCTCAAGGACGAAGCGATCTTCCTCAATCGCCGCCGCGACGACGGCAAGTGGATTCGCGTCATCAGCTGGTCGAGCTTTGTCCCGCTCGCGGACGGCCTGCTGCCGCAGAAGGACGCGGAGCGCATGATCAGAGGGCATCTCATGAACACATCTGAGATGCAGTCGCCGCACGGCTATCGCAGCCTGGCAAAGAACGACCCCGCATACAACAATAAGGCGATCATCAATCCCTACTCGAATTGGCAGGGGCCCATTTGGATCAACGCCAACTACCTCGACTGGATCGCCTTGCGCCGCTACGGATTCAAGGAGCAATCGCGGTGGCTGGCCGAAACGCTGGCCCGGAACGTACGTTCCGACATCGCCAAGTGGGGCTCGATGCACGAAGACTACGATGCCGAAACCGGCGAAGGCCTCGCGCCTACGATCGAGCAATCTCCAGGCGGCAAGTTCGCCGGCTTTGTCGGCTGGAACACGCTTGCCCAGGACATGCTCCAGTGCGAAGCCACCGGCCAGCACTGCATGATGCTCGACATTCCGGCGAAGTGA
- a CDS encoding IPT/TIG domain-containing protein has protein sequence MIKLPLKVVSTLALSALVLASGFRSRADDPKKAPVIVSAQANFVANTITITGNNFGTKAPTVTLDAATLTLVSNTNTQIVANLPGGILPGSYHLTVHKAENGKGHDDNDDKSDVANLDVTLGVQGPQGPQGIQGPQGPQGIQGPQGPTGPQGPVGPQGPTGPTGPPGTANLAGFKCPAGSEVNGFESDGTPTCSCPHDTFTASVSAHDGDISATLYNWPGGSIGLQSPESGFSGCTVTVDKPYGLINNTFSTSPWKVSSVSGYGNCTVVAQNPNCPTVASSSSVSGNFPVCSNASDVFSGGTPSDNATITCTP, from the coding sequence ATGATCAAGCTGCCTCTGAAAGTGGTTTCAACCCTGGCTCTCTCTGCGCTCGTATTGGCAAGCGGATTCAGGTCTCGCGCGGATGACCCAAAGAAGGCGCCGGTCATCGTCAGCGCCCAAGCCAACTTTGTAGCCAACACGATCACCATAACCGGCAACAACTTTGGGACCAAAGCGCCGACCGTCACGCTGGACGCGGCCACGCTGACTTTGGTGAGCAACACCAACACGCAAATCGTCGCGAACCTTCCGGGTGGAATTCTGCCGGGGAGCTACCACCTCACCGTGCACAAGGCCGAGAACGGCAAAGGCCACGATGACAATGACGACAAGAGTGATGTGGCCAATCTCGACGTGACGCTGGGCGTACAAGGCCCGCAAGGACCGCAGGGTATTCAGGGTCCTCAAGGCCCCCAGGGCATCCAGGGACCGCAGGGACCCACTGGACCTCAAGGACCAGTTGGACCGCAGGGGCCCACTGGACCAACCGGACCTCCGGGAACCGCCAACCTGGCCGGCTTCAAATGCCCGGCAGGCAGCGAGGTAAATGGCTTCGAGAGCGATGGCACGCCCACCTGCTCCTGCCCGCATGACACGTTCACAGCCAGCGTGAGCGCGCACGACGGCGATATCTCCGCCACCTTGTACAACTGGCCCGGCGGCTCCATTGGGTTGCAGAGCCCCGAGAGCGGATTCTCCGGGTGCACTGTGACTGTGGACAAGCCCTACGGTCTGATCAACAACACCTTTAGCACCTCACCCTGGAAGGTCAGTTCGGTTTCTGGCTACGGCAACTGCACCGTTGTGGCCCAGAACCCCAATTGCCCCACCGTGGCCTCGAGTTCGTCGGTCTCCGGGAACTTCCCGGTATGCTCGAATGCTTCTGACGTTTTTTCGGGCGGCACACCGAGCGACAACGCTACCATCACCTGCACGCCTTAG
- a CDS encoding response regulator yields the protein MDEKRESIRVLVVDDERSVADSLALILQASGYEATAAYSGEEAVGLCEAGNPHIVVSDIVMGPMSGFDLAIWLAEHHPACRIILMSAHSFHDPLVAKSVRRGFDFVPKPIHPDKFLAKLAAPYVEPDSSAEPLEETKASEDQ from the coding sequence GTGGACGAGAAAAGAGAGTCAATTCGGGTTCTGGTCGTGGATGACGAGAGGTCCGTCGCAGACAGCCTCGCCCTGATTCTGCAGGCGAGCGGTTACGAGGCCACCGCAGCGTATAGCGGCGAGGAAGCCGTGGGACTGTGCGAGGCAGGCAATCCGCACATAGTGGTTTCCGATATCGTGATGGGGCCGATGAGCGGCTTCGACCTGGCTATCTGGCTGGCGGAGCACCACCCCGCTTGCCGGATCATCCTCATGTCGGCGCACTCATTCCACGATCCGCTGGTGGCCAAGTCCGTGCGTCGTGGGTTCGATTTCGTTCCTAAGCCGATTCATCCAGACAAGTTTCTGGCCAAGCTGGCCGCACCGTATGTGGAGCCCGACTCCTCGGCCGAGCCGCTGGAAGAAACGAAGGCCAGCGAGGATCAGTAA
- a CDS encoding RNA polymerase sigma factor, whose product MSASLTLPWMEIAPSAVQPETRQHAKDDALAALVEQYAPTLYRVAFSVLRNAADAEDAVQEAFLRVLRHRDTLEEVRDQRVWLVRIVWNIVLDRKRRAKTRPETDDVSELARVLPATGLTAEDRAAAAEHHALVLAEVDKLPPKERQVLVLSAFEELSSVEIATILGITESSVRSRLFRARNLMADLLERPRSAR is encoded by the coding sequence ATGAGCGCCAGCCTCACCCTACCGTGGATGGAGATCGCACCCAGCGCTGTGCAGCCCGAAACCCGCCAGCACGCGAAAGATGATGCGCTTGCGGCCCTCGTGGAGCAGTACGCCCCCACTCTGTACCGGGTCGCCTTTTCCGTTCTCCGTAACGCCGCTGATGCTGAAGATGCCGTGCAAGAGGCATTCCTGCGCGTGCTCCGCCACCGCGACACCCTGGAAGAAGTCCGCGATCAGCGTGTCTGGCTCGTGCGCATCGTGTGGAACATCGTTCTCGATCGCAAGCGCCGCGCCAAGACCCGCCCCGAAACCGACGACGTCTCAGAACTCGCGCGCGTGCTGCCCGCTACGGGCCTGACGGCGGAAGACCGCGCCGCGGCCGCGGAGCATCACGCCTTGGTGCTGGCCGAGGTCGACAAGCTTCCCCCCAAGGAGCGCCAGGTGCTGGTGCTCTCCGCATTTGAAGAGCTGAGCAGCGTTGAGATTGCGACCATTCTCGGCATCACTGAGTCCAGCGTGCGTTCGCGCCTCTTCCGCGCGCGCAACCTCATGGCCGACCTCCTCGAGCGCCCAAGGAGTGCAAGATGA
- a CDS encoding MarC family protein, with protein sequence MIVHWTNPAETALNELRTAPWVRFSVLALSSIFFLVDPFAAIGSFLAITESADEARRKRMARKAALTCFIVLTSFALAGQLIFRMFGITLPAFEVAGGLILLLIGLDMLEAKRSPTQEASGDTEEASHKEDAGIVPLGIPMLAGPGAISSVMVLVGQVPHFWQWEMGAILGAIAVTALVSYWVLAAAGRVRAVMGETGIRILVRIMGLLLVALAMQFFVNGLTDLGIIQRQ encoded by the coding sequence ATGATCGTGCACTGGACCAATCCCGCTGAAACCGCATTGAACGAACTTCGCACGGCACCGTGGGTGCGCTTCTCCGTGCTGGCGCTGAGCTCGATCTTCTTCCTGGTGGATCCGTTTGCGGCGATCGGGTCGTTCCTCGCCATCACGGAAAGTGCGGATGAGGCGCGGCGCAAGCGCATGGCGCGGAAGGCTGCGCTCACCTGCTTCATCGTGCTCACCAGCTTTGCTCTTGCCGGGCAACTCATCTTCCGCATGTTCGGAATTACGCTGCCGGCGTTCGAGGTAGCGGGCGGGCTGATCCTGTTGCTCATCGGCCTGGACATGCTGGAGGCCAAGCGCTCCCCTACGCAGGAGGCCTCGGGCGACACCGAAGAAGCCAGCCACAAGGAAGACGCGGGGATCGTGCCGCTGGGGATCCCCATGCTGGCCGGACCGGGCGCGATCTCCTCGGTGATGGTGCTGGTGGGGCAGGTTCCGCACTTCTGGCAGTGGGAGATGGGAGCGATCCTGGGCGCGATCGCCGTAACCGCGCTGGTGAGCTACTGGGTGCTGGCTGCAGCCGGGCGGGTCAGGGCGGTGATGGGCGAGACAGGCATTCGTATCCTGGTCAGGATCATGGGCTTGCTGCTGGTGGCGCTCGCTATGCAGTTCTTTGTGAATGGGCTGACGGACCTGGGTATTATTCAAAGGCAATAG